From a region of the Salinispira pacifica genome:
- a CDS encoding DUF4912 domain-containing protein, whose protein sequence is MTRERISNLSNGDLFKLAETFSMDVLDDLQLDEENPDQLSNAQRKELEEQIYEVLEEVRQEQRRGDAHPVQYHQKHFLSIEEFFGRKIEDESSFFQFPDQYNVTRIMLMLRDPEWAYSYWDISNQDRSRIVQRTDFRYFVIILAEIQDEYSAGPGGDVPLEEPVQMEIPVQLTDNNWYINLPRKHTSYMVELAAEYVENREVLASSGIIRVPGGSFSANLENISSRETEVLLAMSGIEDLGVSSYEGTPRKIVEVLENGGSNE, encoded by the coding sequence ATGACTAGAGAACGGATATCGAATTTAAGTAATGGCGATCTTTTCAAACTTGCAGAGACCTTCTCCATGGATGTGCTGGATGATCTGCAGCTGGATGAAGAGAATCCGGATCAGCTCAGCAACGCACAGCGCAAAGAGCTGGAAGAGCAGATTTACGAAGTCCTGGAAGAAGTGCGGCAGGAACAGCGCAGGGGAGATGCTCATCCTGTTCAATATCATCAGAAACACTTTCTCAGTATAGAAGAGTTCTTCGGACGAAAGATTGAAGATGAGAGCAGTTTTTTCCAGTTTCCCGATCAGTATAATGTAACGCGCATCATGCTTATGCTCAGGGATCCCGAGTGGGCATACAGCTATTGGGATATCTCCAACCAGGACAGATCACGAATTGTACAGCGTACAGATTTCCGCTATTTTGTAATTATCCTTGCAGAAATTCAGGATGAATATTCCGCCGGTCCCGGAGGAGATGTTCCCCTGGAGGAACCTGTTCAGATGGAAATACCCGTACAGCTTACCGACAATAACTGGTACATCAACCTTCCCAGAAAACATACCTCCTATATGGTTGAGCTTGCTGCAGAGTATGTGGAAAACCGGGAGGTATTGGCTTCCTCGGGAATTATCAGAGTGCCTGGGGGCAGCTTCAGTGCCAACCTTGAGAATATCAGCAGCCGTGAGACTGAGGTGCTGCTGGCTATGTCCGGTATTGAAGATCTGGGTGTAAGTTCCTATGAGGGGACTCCCCGGAAAATCGTGGAAGTACTGGAAAACGGCGGAAGCAATGAATAA
- a CDS encoding chemotaxis protein CheW produces MADNSLQLVTFQLGNELYGIDIMDVEAIVQVEEVREIPNSPNYVEGIFNLRGEIIPVINLHTRFHLAKPEMSEEDELLSGFIIINIDEMQIAVIIDKVSRVITIDLDEIQPPPQMLSGIGAEYIQGVVNKQDGYLIILDIRRLFNVRELQALEQMGVYK; encoded by the coding sequence ATGGCAGATAACAGTTTACAACTGGTCACATTTCAACTTGGAAACGAACTCTATGGAATAGATATTATGGATGTAGAGGCTATCGTTCAGGTTGAAGAGGTGCGGGAAATACCCAATTCCCCGAATTATGTGGAAGGAATCTTTAACCTCCGTGGTGAGATCATTCCGGTAATCAACCTTCACACCCGGTTTCATCTTGCAAAACCGGAAATGTCCGAAGAAGATGAACTTCTCAGCGGTTTTATCATTATTAATATTGATGAGATGCAGATTGCGGTAATTATCGACAAGGTGAGCAGGGTGATCACCATAGATCTGGATGAAATTCAACCTCCACCACAAATGCTCAGCGGAATAGGTGCCGAGTACATTCAGGGTGTGGTGAACAAACAGGATGGGTATCTGATTATTCTCGATATCCGGCGGCTCTTTAATGTGCGCGAACTCCAGGCTCTCGAACAGATGGGAGTGTATAAGTAA
- a CDS encoding DUF6588 family protein produces the protein MKKLISVLAVFLLSFTAFSQTVDISELENQFEEFSGDIAPALPSAAVMGTTWSDAYIGKVFPSMPPHLGAGAFVGAALFPLDAFESLLSVVDSSASLPSQITDLGAVPLPAFGASVRIGGVFLPFDVGVKYAALPAEYSAVSNAVLDYSLVGADIRYALLKGGAVKPKLSVGLGFSRLSSSISIQNILEGDYVILENPGTSEQLVLSNPDFQAGWTSTVLDATVQVSKSLLIFTPYAGAGISYANSDISGGISTSVKDENGTELTQEQIDSLIEDYESFTGENIPAVDVDGFISTIAQKGVSPRVFLGTSINIFVMRLDVNASYNFSSSNFAAELGLRFQL, from the coding sequence GTGAAAAAGCTAATTAGCGTACTTGCGGTTTTTCTGCTTTCTTTCACCGCATTTTCCCAGACGGTAGATATTTCTGAGCTCGAGAATCAGTTTGAGGAATTCAGTGGCGATATAGCTCCTGCGCTGCCCTCGGCAGCGGTAATGGGAACCACCTGGTCCGATGCCTATATCGGTAAGGTGTTTCCGTCCATGCCGCCGCATTTGGGTGCCGGTGCCTTTGTAGGTGCTGCACTGTTTCCTCTGGATGCTTTTGAATCCCTGTTATCTGTGGTGGATTCATCCGCATCCCTGCCGTCACAGATTACGGATTTGGGTGCAGTTCCCCTGCCGGCATTCGGTGCTTCGGTGCGTATCGGCGGGGTGTTTTTACCTTTTGATGTGGGGGTGAAATATGCAGCTCTCCCTGCAGAGTATTCAGCCGTCAGCAACGCAGTGCTGGACTACAGTCTTGTGGGTGCTGATATCCGCTACGCATTATTGAAAGGCGGGGCAGTGAAGCCCAAACTTTCGGTGGGACTGGGATTCAGCCGTTTGAGCAGTTCCATATCAATACAGAATATTCTTGAAGGAGATTACGTAATACTGGAAAACCCCGGCACAAGCGAGCAGCTGGTGCTGTCAAACCCGGATTTTCAGGCCGGCTGGACATCAACGGTGCTGGACGCCACTGTCCAGGTGAGCAAGTCATTATTGATATTCACCCCCTATGCCGGGGCCGGGATTTCCTATGCCAATTCCGATATTTCCGGCGGGATCAGTACATCTGTCAAGGATGAAAACGGTACCGAACTTACCCAGGAACAGATTGACAGTTTGATCGAAGATTATGAATCCTTTACCGGTGAGAATATTCCTGCGGTGGATGTGGACGGATTTATATCCACTATTGCACAGAAGGGTGTGTCGCCCCGGGTATTTCTGGGTACAAGCATCAATATTTTTGTAATGCGTCTGGATGTGAATGCGTCATATAATTTCAGCAGCAGTAATTTCGCAGCGGAGCTGGGCCTCAGATTTCAGCTTTAG
- a CDS encoding DegT/DnrJ/EryC1/StrS family aminotransferase, which produces MAIPVFRPSIKRKDMDAVLTCLVSDQLGPGSYGEGLVHDLLERIDADAGVLLRERLRGIELGFQALELKAGDRVAVSPLSDMGYYFVARRMGLEPVLIDVQESAPVMDFEILEKLHGENAFSALVLDHPLGFSPETETVSELNIPIFQDASNILSYQSDGGCIGDCILVSMEPENLITSGGGIFLASKTRKRSKLLNAAVEAYPQDIYLPDMNAALGGMQVKELKSFITSREELKSVVVQQAMQGRHRVLSSDDQIVPSYLALFLQSPMQDVIQYAVKKQVEIRPAFEKSVITSLLRDFDSGSEEGSSPAELYPQASSYSLRSVVLPLYPSLSRKELDIMLKVVKTLP; this is translated from the coding sequence ATGGCAATCCCGGTGTTTCGGCCTTCAATAAAACGAAAAGATATGGATGCGGTGCTTACTTGTCTTGTGTCAGATCAGTTGGGACCCGGGTCCTATGGAGAGGGTCTGGTTCATGATTTGCTTGAGCGGATCGATGCCGATGCAGGCGTACTTCTCAGGGAGCGTCTGCGGGGGATCGAATTGGGCTTCCAGGCACTGGAGCTCAAGGCGGGGGACAGGGTTGCCGTATCACCCCTGAGTGACATGGGGTATTACTTTGTGGCACGGCGTATGGGTCTGGAGCCGGTTTTAATTGATGTTCAGGAGTCGGCTCCGGTAATGGATTTTGAGATACTGGAAAAGCTTCATGGTGAAAACGCGTTTTCGGCTCTGGTACTGGACCATCCTCTGGGATTTTCTCCGGAGACAGAAACTGTCTCTGAACTGAATATCCCGATTTTTCAGGACGCTTCAAATATACTCAGTTATCAGTCCGATGGAGGCTGCATCGGCGACTGTATCCTGGTAAGCATGGAGCCTGAGAATTTGATTACCAGCGGAGGAGGCATCTTCCTTGCTTCCAAGACTCGAAAACGCAGCAAACTTCTTAACGCCGCGGTTGAGGCGTATCCCCAGGATATCTACCTTCCTGATATGAATGCGGCGTTGGGGGGAATGCAGGTGAAGGAGCTTAAATCCTTTATCACCTCACGGGAAGAGCTGAAGAGCGTAGTAGTCCAGCAGGCCATGCAGGGGCGGCACAGAGTTCTTTCCAGTGATGATCAGATCGTCCCCTCATATCTCGCCCTGTTTCTTCAAAGTCCAATGCAGGATGTGATTCAGTATGCGGTAAAAAAACAGGTTGAAATACGTCCGGCCTTTGAAAAATCTGTCATAACATCTCTTCTGCGGGATTTCGATTCCGGCAGCGAGGAGGGCAGTTCACCTGCAGAGCTCTATCCACAAGCATCATCCTATTCATTGCGGTCTGTGGTGCTGCCTCTGTATCCCAGCCTTTCGCGAAAGGAGCTGGATATCATGCTGAAAGTGGTGAAAACCCTGCCGTGA
- a CDS encoding UDP-N-acetylmuramoyl-tripeptide--D-alanyl-D-alanine ligase, which translates to MAGYPVALSQDEFIRRVKKDSAWRAFILDSRQVSRGDVFFALQGERVNGHSYIPQAIEAGARAVVLQRHYFENHQQSLLEAAGLGEHCDESPLVLASELSEEHDTVVFVSVESPLECLQAAGAAVLAMSGGFRIGITGSNGKTGTKDLLASVLSRKGDCFSRKGNFNSVIGLPVLMAQVPVNTDYTVMEMAMSEKGEMETLSRLVRPNAALITNIGTAHIGNIGSREGIAEEKFQIFSSMTEDGVAVLPDDDPWAMKYLEEHPLQQRILYYGLGSRHGFSILAEDVGETVIAYQGGEFRLPFSGRHMLHNTAGVITLARQLGLSDSEIQEGLNGFQLPQGRGNIIRGHSLLIDDSYNANADSMAAAIEQAAQVAVERQLVLILGDMLELGDYSDEHHRDVLSRAMDAEPSAILLLGEYFSRAADHLGGAGLDPADSSGVHAAADIEELKGLCKSIIQSGSAILLKGSRGMELERIIPFLPGLEQERESGGKPGV; encoded by the coding sequence ATGGCCGGGTACCCGGTGGCGTTATCACAGGATGAATTTATCCGAAGGGTGAAAAAGGATTCCGCATGGAGAGCCTTTATCCTGGACAGCCGTCAGGTATCCCGGGGAGATGTGTTCTTTGCTCTGCAGGGTGAACGGGTGAACGGACACTCATATATCCCCCAGGCAATTGAAGCGGGTGCCCGTGCTGTGGTTCTACAGCGCCATTATTTCGAAAACCATCAACAGAGTCTTCTGGAAGCTGCCGGTCTGGGTGAGCACTGCGATGAAAGTCCGCTGGTTCTTGCTTCGGAGTTGTCCGAAGAGCACGATACCGTGGTGTTTGTAAGTGTGGAAAGCCCCCTGGAATGTCTGCAGGCCGCCGGCGCAGCCGTTCTGGCAATGAGCGGCGGGTTTCGGATCGGTATTACCGGAAGCAACGGGAAAACGGGCACCAAGGATCTGCTTGCATCGGTGCTGTCCCGGAAGGGAGACTGCTTCAGCCGAAAAGGCAATTTCAACTCGGTTATCGGTCTTCCGGTGCTTATGGCCCAGGTCCCTGTCAATACTGATTATACTGTCATGGAAATGGCAATGAGCGAGAAGGGGGAAATGGAGACCCTGTCCCGCCTTGTTCGTCCAAACGCCGCATTAATCACAAACATCGGGACTGCCCATATCGGAAACATCGGCAGCCGGGAGGGAATAGCTGAAGAAAAATTTCAAATTTTTTCTTCCATGACCGAAGACGGGGTGGCCGTACTCCCCGACGACGATCCCTGGGCCATGAAATATCTTGAAGAGCATCCTCTGCAACAGAGAATTCTTTATTACGGCCTTGGCTCCCGACATGGCTTCAGCATTCTTGCTGAAGACGTTGGGGAAACCGTCATCGCCTACCAGGGAGGAGAGTTCAGGCTTCCATTCAGCGGAAGGCACATGCTGCATAATACTGCGGGGGTTATCACTCTGGCACGGCAACTTGGGCTCAGCGATTCAGAAATTCAGGAAGGTCTGAATGGGTTTCAGCTCCCCCAAGGCAGGGGCAATATTATCCGGGGTCATTCGCTCCTCATTGATGACAGCTACAATGCCAACGCCGATTCAATGGCTGCGGCAATTGAACAAGCCGCCCAGGTTGCGGTGGAGCGGCAATTGGTGCTGATATTGGGCGATATGCTTGAGCTGGGTGATTACAGTGATGAGCATCACCGGGATGTGCTGTCCCGCGCCATGGATGCCGAACCTTCCGCCATACTGCTGCTGGGGGAGTATTTTTCCCGGGCTGCGGATCACTTGGGGGGTGCCGGTTTAGATCCCGCGGATAGCTCTGGAGTGCATGCCGCCGCCGATATTGAAGAGCTGAAAGGGCTCTGCAAATCTATCATACAATCCGGAAGCGCCATACTGCTGAAGGGCTCCAGGGGAATGGAATTGGAACGGATTATTCCATTTTTGCCGGGTCTGGAACAGGAACGGGAATCAGGAGGAAAACCCGGTGTTTAA
- the mraZ gene encoding division/cell wall cluster transcriptional repressor MraZ: MLTGEYRNSLDEKGRLLIPSKLRNAIPGNSLVITRGVDRCLWLFSPEEWRNLSASLMEAASPFQKRARLLQRRIIAPAQEIELDKAGRLNIPPTLAESAGLNRECMVLGIEKYLEIWDMEEYQRYFEDTEEEFREAAEELGGFVSF; the protein is encoded by the coding sequence GTGCTTACAGGGGAATATCGAAACAGTCTTGATGAAAAGGGACGGCTCCTGATTCCATCCAAACTCCGAAACGCTATCCCGGGAAACTCACTGGTTATCACCAGAGGTGTTGATCGCTGCCTTTGGCTGTTCAGCCCGGAAGAGTGGAGGAACCTGTCCGCCAGTCTGATGGAGGCGGCCAGTCCGTTTCAGAAACGGGCGCGGTTGCTCCAGCGGAGGATTATTGCCCCTGCCCAGGAAATAGAACTGGATAAGGCCGGGCGCCTGAATATTCCTCCCACCCTTGCAGAATCTGCAGGCTTGAACCGGGAGTGCATGGTGCTGGGCATTGAGAAATATCTTGAAATATGGGATATGGAGGAGTATCAGCGGTATTTTGAAGACACTGAGGAAGAATTCAGGGAGGCTGCCGAAGAACTGGGAGGGTTCGTCTCCTTCTGA
- a CDS encoding NAD(+)/NADH kinase translates to MTDTNLGNIEEVLIVANYQKPEAKPLSHSIQIFLEEKGVKSEVFGFSGKADLVCERNYDLAITLGGDGTVLFASRILAPLNIPILPINLGNFGFITEVSKDDWQNDLERVLKGEVNLGSRMMLSFNLKNDASKRGGEELCGRAMNDVVISGSGISKLVNLMVHLDESEHIEYKADGIIFSTSTGSTAYSAAAGGPILHPEMNAIILNPICPFTLSHRPLVLPSESELRVEIAEDQRTELTLTVDGQLSYPLKSGDELFIRKASSAARILYSGSRSFYEVLRAKLSWTGGPE, encoded by the coding sequence ATGACTGATACGAATCTGGGTAACATTGAAGAAGTTCTGATTGTCGCAAATTATCAGAAGCCTGAAGCCAAACCTCTATCTCACAGTATTCAGATCTTTCTGGAAGAGAAGGGTGTGAAGTCTGAAGTGTTCGGTTTCTCCGGAAAGGCGGATCTGGTTTGCGAACGGAATTATGATCTGGCCATTACCCTTGGGGGAGACGGGACGGTATTGTTTGCCTCCAGGATACTTGCACCTCTGAATATACCGATTCTCCCCATAAATCTTGGTAATTTCGGGTTCATCACCGAGGTATCCAAGGATGACTGGCAGAATGATCTGGAAAGGGTCCTCAAGGGTGAGGTCAATCTGGGCAGCAGAATGATGCTTTCATTCAATCTGAAAAATGATGCTTCAAAACGCGGCGGCGAAGAGCTGTGCGGCCGGGCCATGAATGATGTGGTGATTTCCGGTTCGGGGATTTCCAAGCTGGTGAATCTGATGGTGCATCTGGATGAATCGGAGCATATAGAGTACAAAGCAGACGGCATTATTTTCAGTACATCCACGGGCTCCACCGCCTATTCGGCTGCTGCCGGAGGACCGATACTTCATCCGGAGATGAATGCCATTATACTTAATCCCATTTGTCCCTTCACCCTCTCCCACAGACCGCTTGTCCTGCCGTCGGAATCGGAGCTGAGAGTTGAAATAGCCGAAGATCAGAGAACGGAGCTTACTCTCACCGTGGATGGTCAGTTGAGCTACCCGTTGAAATCCGGGGATGAGCTGTTTATTCGTAAGGCATCCAGTGCTGCCCGAATTCTCTACTCGGGCAGCAGAAGTTTTTACGAGGTGCTCCGTGCAAAACTGAGCTGGACCGGCGGTCCGGAATAA
- a CDS encoding glycoside hydrolase family 57 protein, with product MGNIQLLLHAHLPFIRHPEHESFLEETWLFEAISESYTPLLLMLDRLDAEGVVPGITISFSPSLTAMLDDELLQQRYVRYLKKLIELGEKEVERTRDEAAFSRLASMYLDIYRRNLDVFENQLHHNILSGFDYHQKKGNIEIITSPGTYPFLPFYEQYPANIHAHLEAALDSHQKIFNKASRGIWLPECGYYPGLEKHLREHGVEYFYLAAHGILFADNCPKSGTYAPVETPGGLFAFPRDVSSVNRVWSEIDGYPGEFAYRDFYRDIGHDLDFDYIKPYIHLEEIRVNTGYKYYAITGETDHKQPYDPQAAQDKVKEHAENFIFTLENRVRKVSGLMDQEPVITTPFSAELFGHWWFEGVAWLEEVIRGIQSPACKDLRMGTPSAYIDANPKQQKLSPVFSSWGNKGYAEVWLSGPNDWIYRHLHSAIEHMQELVERFPEVTGLKRRALNQAAREVLLAQTIDWSVIMRSGVSEEYARARIREHIGNFYYIYEVLGQGNLGTEWLTTIERKNNIFPNIDYLTFAARLERDNGRLGHPYVVTDRVVK from the coding sequence ATGGGAAATATACAATTACTGCTGCATGCTCATCTTCCGTTTATCAGACATCCGGAGCATGAAAGCTTTTTAGAGGAAACCTGGCTGTTTGAAGCCATTTCCGAGTCCTATACGCCTCTCCTTCTCATGCTTGACCGCCTGGATGCAGAGGGTGTGGTACCGGGTATCACCATCAGTTTTTCACCCAGTCTTACTGCCATGCTGGATGACGAACTGCTGCAGCAGCGTTATGTGCGGTACCTGAAAAAATTGATTGAGCTTGGAGAAAAAGAGGTGGAGCGCACCCGGGATGAAGCAGCGTTCTCCCGGCTTGCATCCATGTATCTTGATATCTACCGTCGAAATCTGGATGTGTTTGAGAATCAGCTTCACCACAATATTCTTTCGGGTTTTGATTATCACCAGAAGAAGGGGAATATCGAGATTATTACCAGTCCCGGAACCTATCCCTTTCTCCCTTTTTATGAGCAGTATCCGGCAAATATTCACGCTCATCTGGAAGCTGCCCTGGATAGTCATCAGAAGATTTTCAATAAGGCCTCCAGAGGCATCTGGCTTCCTGAATGCGGGTATTACCCCGGTCTTGAAAAACATCTGAGAGAGCATGGCGTGGAATATTTTTATCTGGCTGCCCATGGAATTCTTTTTGCGGATAATTGTCCCAAGTCGGGCACCTATGCGCCGGTTGAAACTCCCGGCGGGCTGTTCGCCTTCCCCCGGGATGTATCTTCGGTGAACCGGGTCTGGTCGGAAATAGACGGCTACCCCGGGGAATTCGCATACCGGGATTTTTACCGGGATATCGGACACGATCTTGATTTTGACTACATCAAGCCCTATATCCATCTGGAGGAAATCCGGGTGAACACGGGGTACAAATATTATGCGATTACCGGAGAAACAGATCACAAGCAACCCTATGATCCCCAGGCGGCTCAGGATAAAGTGAAGGAGCATGCAGAGAATTTCATCTTCACCCTGGAAAACCGGGTCCGGAAGGTATCCGGGCTGATGGATCAGGAACCGGTGATTACCACGCCGTTTTCAGCCGAGCTGTTCGGACACTGGTGGTTCGAAGGAGTGGCATGGCTGGAAGAGGTAATCCGGGGTATTCAGTCTCCCGCCTGCAAGGACCTTCGCATGGGTACGCCATCCGCGTATATTGATGCGAATCCGAAGCAGCAGAAGCTGAGTCCGGTGTTTTCCAGCTGGGGTAACAAGGGCTATGCAGAGGTGTGGCTCAGCGGACCCAATGACTGGATCTATCGCCATCTCCATTCGGCCATCGAGCATATGCAGGAACTGGTTGAGCGCTTCCCTGAAGTCACCGGCTTGAAGCGCAGGGCATTGAATCAGGCTGCCCGGGAAGTACTCCTGGCACAGACCATTGACTGGTCGGTGATTATGCGCTCGGGAGTTTCTGAAGAGTACGCCCGGGCCCGGATTCGGGAACATATCGGGAATTTCTATTATATATACGAGGTCCTGGGGCAGGGAAATCTCGGCACCGAGTGGCTGACAACAATAGAACGGAAAAACAATATATTTCCCAACATCGACTATCTCACCTTCGCCGCGAGACTGGAGCGGGATAACGGACGCCTGGGGCATCCCTATGTTGTCACCGACCGGGTGGTGAAATAG
- the recN gene encoding DNA repair protein RecN gives MLENLHIENYALIERLELDFARGMNTLTGETGAGKSILAGALNVLLGGKATTGAIRKGAEQAVVSGSFLLPSSGDAASACRDWLDERGIEFEEERVILRRVLKSTGKGNSFIQGSIVPRQQLAEFTSILIDMHGQHEHQSLFNIQHHRRFIDSYSACDDLRESVQRDFLFLNEKKEELESLLNDERDRQEEIDYLNFSIKDIQELDPQPDEDTELDKERQKLQQYEQLFANVEKAYDALHDNEASAYGLVYSGMSALAAAAEIDPQLKENSERLESLYYELEDVVAQISGYKDDLNYDPQRLEFIEERLAELSRVKRKHGPRLSDVRDFLEQAQIKVQQLENADDYSQRLEKEIRELEQALIEKAKRLSTARKEGGKKLEEQVQQSLQALSMKKARFRVSVTQKMSDRGIPVCGATGIDRVEFLLSANEGESLKPLRSIASGGELSRVMLAIKTALAESDDIPTLVFDEIDSGIGGEVGRALGEHLRSLSRSKQILCITHLASIASHADAHIKVMKNEQNGRTITSAEHIQADARVEEVARMLSGDSSTQASLEHARQLLASASKIR, from the coding sequence ATGCTGGAAAATTTACACATTGAAAATTATGCATTGATTGAACGGCTTGAACTGGATTTTGCCCGGGGAATGAACACCCTCACAGGCGAAACGGGTGCAGGAAAGAGTATTCTCGCCGGCGCACTCAATGTACTCCTGGGCGGCAAGGCCACAACCGGGGCCATCCGCAAGGGTGCCGAACAGGCCGTGGTCAGCGGCAGTTTTTTACTTCCCTCATCCGGGGATGCAGCATCCGCCTGCCGTGACTGGCTGGACGAGCGGGGCATAGAGTTTGAGGAAGAACGGGTGATTCTCAGGCGGGTTCTGAAAAGTACCGGCAAGGGAAACTCATTCATTCAGGGCAGCATTGTTCCCCGCCAGCAGCTTGCAGAGTTCACTTCCATCCTTATTGACATGCATGGTCAGCATGAGCATCAGAGTCTTTTTAATATCCAGCATCATAGGAGATTTATCGATTCCTACAGTGCATGTGACGATCTGCGGGAAAGCGTTCAGAGGGATTTTCTGTTTCTGAATGAAAAAAAAGAAGAGCTTGAGAGTCTTCTGAATGATGAGCGGGACAGACAGGAAGAAATCGATTATCTGAACTTTTCCATCAAGGATATTCAGGAACTTGACCCCCAACCGGATGAGGACACTGAGCTGGACAAGGAGCGTCAAAAGCTTCAGCAGTACGAACAGCTGTTTGCCAATGTTGAAAAAGCCTATGATGCCCTCCACGACAATGAGGCATCCGCCTACGGGCTTGTATACAGCGGTATGTCCGCACTGGCTGCCGCTGCTGAAATTGATCCCCAGCTCAAGGAAAATTCCGAGCGTCTGGAATCCCTGTACTATGAGCTGGAGGATGTTGTAGCCCAGATCAGCGGATATAAGGATGATTTGAATTATGATCCCCAACGTCTGGAATTTATTGAGGAGCGGTTGGCGGAACTTTCCCGGGTAAAGCGCAAACACGGCCCCCGGCTCAGTGATGTGCGGGATTTCCTTGAACAGGCTCAGATTAAGGTTCAACAGCTGGAGAATGCCGATGACTACAGTCAGCGTCTGGAAAAGGAAATTCGGGAGCTGGAGCAGGCTCTTATTGAGAAGGCCAAACGTCTTTCCACTGCACGAAAAGAGGGCGGAAAAAAGCTTGAAGAGCAGGTACAGCAGAGTCTTCAGGCTCTCAGCATGAAAAAAGCCCGTTTCCGGGTGAGTGTAACCCAGAAAATGTCCGATCGGGGAATCCCGGTCTGCGGCGCCACCGGAATTGACCGGGTGGAATTTCTTCTTTCTGCAAATGAGGGTGAATCCCTCAAACCCCTTCGGAGCATTGCCTCCGGCGGTGAACTGAGCAGGGTGATGCTCGCAATCAAAACTGCACTGGCTGAAAGCGATGACATTCCAACCCTGGTGTTCGATGAAATTGACAGCGGGATCGGCGGGGAAGTGGGAAGAGCCCTGGGCGAACATCTGAGAAGTCTTTCCCGCAGCAAACAGATTCTTTGCATTACCCATCTTGCCTCAATCGCCTCACATGCCGATGCTCATATTAAGGTGATGAAGAACGAGCAGAATGGACGCACCATAACGTCTGCTGAACATATCCAGGCTGATGCACGGGTGGAGGAAGTCGCCCGAATGCTGTCAGGTGACAGCAGTACCCAGGCAAGCCTTGAGCATGCCCGGCAGTTGCTGGCAAGCGCTTCAAAAATCCGGTAA
- a CDS encoding class I SAM-dependent methyltransferase: MNLPSMAELLGLSKHSYKTFSTVPPADETHRKVNCPICGGSGVEPHWDCGSHIFSRCRGCSHIYQNPMPESHHLLNRYDEEYKEYEIENGQIFFDLMRYGLRDAGIFSLERKLLSSGEPSPAALDVGCATGVLVKYLNDRGWRAEGLEVCAPAADYGIQHRGVHIHTRPLEQAQLTSEAYDLVHFSHVIEHLFDINTFLAEIRRITRPGGHVVITTPNTRSFQAGLMGPHWRSAIADHTHLFNLTELRTLLRRHGFQPLRWKTWGGIPAGMAPPWLKKKVDRIARITGYGDVVMVMGRRVS; this comes from the coding sequence ATGAATTTACCATCGATGGCGGAGCTCCTGGGGCTCAGTAAGCATAGCTATAAGACGTTCAGTACGGTTCCACCGGCTGACGAAACACACAGAAAAGTGAACTGCCCCATCTGCGGCGGCAGCGGTGTTGAGCCTCATTGGGACTGCGGAAGTCATATCTTCTCACGATGCAGGGGCTGTTCCCACATTTATCAGAATCCCATGCCCGAGTCCCATCATCTGCTGAACCGTTATGATGAGGAATATAAGGAGTATGAGATTGAAAACGGGCAGATCTTTTTTGATCTCATGCGCTACGGTCTCAGAGATGCCGGCATTTTTTCTTTGGAGAGAAAACTGCTTTCATCCGGTGAGCCATCTCCCGCCGCGTTGGATGTAGGCTGTGCCACCGGCGTGCTGGTGAAGTACCTGAACGACCGGGGATGGCGGGCAGAAGGACTGGAAGTGTGTGCTCCCGCTGCGGACTACGGTATTCAGCATCGGGGTGTTCACATTCATACCCGGCCCCTTGAGCAGGCACAGCTCACTTCGGAGGCATATGATCTGGTGCATTTTTCCCATGTCATTGAACACCTGTTTGATATCAATACCTTTCTTGCCGAAATACGGAGAATTACCCGTCCCGGCGGTCATGTGGTAATAACCACGCCCAACACCAGAAGTTTTCAGGCCGGACTTATGGGGCCTCACTGGCGGTCGGCCATCGCCGACCACACGCATCTTTTCAACCTGACCGAACTGCGAACTCTGCTCAGGCGGCATGGCTTTCAGCCCCTGCGCTGGAAGACCTGGGGGGGAATTCCGGCAGGTATGGCTCCGCCCTGGCTGAAGAAAAAGGTGGATAGAATAGCACGTATTACCGGTTATGGAGATGTTGTGATGGTGATGGGTCGCCGGGTATCTTGA